The sequence GATAATCGAGTAGCAATGCATATGGTTAGTAGTGAGACATTATTTTGGGAAACGATGGAAAAGCTAAAATTATTAGGCGCTAGTTCAATTTTAGTTTTACCAATTGAAAAAATGATGGAGTAAGAAATGCAATGAAATATTTTAAAAATATAATTTTTTGGAACAAACTACACCCTGATGAACAAAAAAAAATATTATCAAGACCTATTTTAAAAGAAAATAACTTCATTAAAAAGACTGTAAAAGAAATTATAGAAAATGTTAGATTATTTGGAAATTCAGCATTAAAAAAATATACTTTTTTATTTGATAAACAAGATATAAATACATTTCAAGTTTCAAAAGAAAAAATCTCTTCATCTTCGTTTTATTTAAGTAAGGTTCTAAAAGATTCCATTTCTGTCGCGCAAAAAAATATTACATGTTTTCATAAAGCTCAAATTCCATCTAAAATAGATGTTGAAACAGAAGTTGGAGTCCGTTGTGAGCAAATCTATTTACCTCTAAATTCTATAGGAATTTATATTCCTGGCGGAACAGCTCCTTTATTTTCGACTGTATTAATGTTAGCGATACCTGCTAAAATTTCTGGTTGTAAAAAAATTATTCTTTGCTCTCCTCCTCCGATTAGTAACGAGGTTCTTTATGCTGCTCATATTTGTGGAATTCATGATATTTATCAAGTTGGGGGAGCTCAGGCTATAGCTGCACTCGCTTTAGGTACTGAAACGGTCCCTAAAGTAGATAAGATTTTTGGACCAGGCAATGCGTATGTTACAGAAGCAAAATTACAAGTTAGTTCAATTTTTAATGGAACAGAAATAGACATGTTAGCAGGACCTTCAGAATTATTAATCATTGCTGACAACACTGCTAATCCAGATTTTATTGCCGCTGATTTATTATCACAAGCTGAACATGGTGTTTCTTCTCAAGTAATTTTGCTTACACCATGTTTTGAATTAGCAGAAAAGGTAGTGCTTTCCATTAATAAACAACTGAATAATTTATCTAGATTATCAGAAATTTTGAAAACATTAAAAAACAGTAGTGTCATAATTGTCAAAAATTTATCAGAATGTATTGAAATCTCTAATATGTATGCACCTGAACATCTAATTATTCAAACACAATCACCTAGAGAAGTACTTAACTACATCTCTAATGCTAGTTCTATTTTTCTTGGTTTATGGTCTCCTGAATCTGCCGGAGATTATGCGTCTGGGACAAATCATGTTTTACCAACATATGGAAAATCTATTACAAATTCGTCTTTAGGATTGTGTGATTTTCAAAAACGTGTATTAGTTCAAGAATTAACAGCTAAAGGACTAATGAAATTATCTAATACTATTGAAATTTTATCTTCCGCAGAAAAACTTCAAGCACATAAAAATGCTGTAAAAATTCGCGTAGATTTTTTAAAGGGAAAAATATGACAGATAATGTTTTGAAATTGTCTAGAAAAAATATAAAAAAACTAATACCTTATCAATCCGCAAGACGTATCGGAGGGGAACATGGGAATATATTATTAAATGCTAATGAATCGCCTGTATCTATTTTTTTTAAATTAAAAAAAAAACCATTTAATCGTTATCCAGAATGTCAACCCAGTAAACTAATATCTTCTTATGCTCATTATGTTAATTTATCTTGTAATCAAATTTTAGCCACAAGAGGTGCTGATGAAGGAATTGAATTATTAATTAAGGCTTTTTGCGAACCTGGTAAAGATGCTATTATTTATTGCCCTCCTACTTATGATATGTATCGAATAAATGCAACCATAGCTGGTGTAGAAATAAAAGAAATTCCTACTATTAAAAATACTTGGCAATTAGATTTGTTAAATATTAAGTTAAACTTAAGTAGAGTAAAATTAATTTATATTTGCAATCCCAATAATCCTACTGGTAATATTTTTTTTAAAAAAGATCTTATTTTTTTATTGAATATAACTTTAGGACAGGCTCTAGTTGTAATAGATGAAGCTTATATTGAATTTTCACCAGAAGAAAGCATGACAAATTATTTAAAAGATTATCCGAATTTAGTTGTTCTACGAACCTTGTCTAAAGCTTTTGCCTTAGCTGGAATACGATGCGGATTTACTTTAGCTAAAAAAGAAATTATTCAAACTTTAAGTAAAGTTATTAGTCCTTATCCAATATCTATCCCTGTCTCTGATATAGCTATACGATCTTTAGAAAAAGATTATGTTCAATTAATGAAAAATAGAGTCTTAGATTCAAACAATAATCGTATTTGGTTGATTAATCAATTGAAAAACATCACATGCGTAGAAACAGTATTTGAAAGTAATGCTAATTATGTATTAGTAAAATTTTCTATGTTTGAAAAGGTTTTTGAAACTTTATGGAATAAAGGTATAATTTTAAGAAATCAAAATGAGAAAACGAATTTAAAAAAATGTATAAGAATTTCAATGGGAACACGATCAGAATCTTTGCGTTTAATTAAAGAGCTTAAAATTTTTTCTAAAAAAAACATGTGTCAAGGTGAAATGAGTGAAAAATAAAATATTATTTATTGATCGAGATGGTACATTAATTGATGAACCAATTAATACTTTTCAAGTAGACTCAATAAATAAATTAGTATTTAAAAAATATGTTATTTCCTCATTACGTAAATTAGTTGAACTCGACTATAAATTGATAATGATTACTAATCAAGATGGTCTTGGTACTGAATCTTTTCCTTTACAAGATTTTAGTACAGCTCATCTTTTTATGTTGAGTGTTTTTCGTTCAGAAGGGGTTATTTTTGATGATATATTAATTTGTCCTCACTTTTTAGATGATGACTGTGTATGTCGAAAACCTAAAATAAAAATGATAGAGCCATGGTTAGATAAAATAGACTTAAAGAAGAGCTATGTGATTGGTGATCGAGATACAGATATGCAACTATCAAATAACCTTAAAATAAAAGGTATAAAATACAAAGAAGATATATGTAATTGGTTACATATCACAAAATACATTATAAAACATAATAGATATGCTGAAATTATCAGGAGAACTAAAGAAACTAAAGTTAGTATTAAAGTTTGGTTAGATTTAGAAGAAACAAGTAAGATTGATACTGGTGTAAAGTTTTTTGATCATATGTTAGAACAGTTATCAGTACATAGTGGTATTTGCATGAATATTTCTGTACAGGGAGATCTTGATATTGACGATCATCATACAATAGAAGACACAGGCATTGTTTTAGGAGAGGCTTTATTGCAAGCTTTAGGAAAAAAAAATGGTCTATCTAGATTTGGTTTCTACTTGCCAATGGATGAAAGTAGATCTAATTGTATCATGGATATATCAAATCGTCCGTATTTAAATTTCAAAGCAAAATTCAATCATAAAATGGCTGGAGATCTAAGCACTAATATGGTAGAGCATTTTTTTTATTCTCTTTGTTACTCTATGAAAATTACACTTCATTTATATGCTGAAGGTAAAAACGACCACCATTGTATTGAGAGTTTATTTAAAGTTTTTGGACGAACGTTACGTCAAGCTATTAAGATAGAGGGAAATATGTTACCAACTTCAAAAGGGATTTTATAATGTACATAGTAATAGTAGATACAGGTTGCGCTAATTTGACATCAATAAAAGTAGCAATTAATAACTTAGGTTATAATGCTACAATAACTTCTGAATCATCAATTATTTTAAAGTCTAATAAGATTTTTTTACCAGGAGTAGGAACTGCCTCGGCAGTAATGGATCTTTTGTCTAAAAAAAAAATCATCAATGTTATTAGAGAATGCAAACAAACAATATTAGGAATATGTTTGGGTATGCAACTTTTTTGTGCTTCTAGTGAAGAATCTAATGGCGTAAAAACAATTGGTATTATTAAAACTCCTGCATTGCGTTTAAAAGTTAATAATTTATCTTTACCTCATATTGGTTGGAATCAAATTACATTTCAAAAAGGACATGCTTTATTTAAAAATATACCAAATAATTCAAGATTTTATTTTGTTCATAGCTATATGGTTCCAATAAATAAATATACATTATCTACAACTAATTATGGTATTAATTTTAGTTCAATAATACAAAAAGACAATTTCTTTGGCGTTCAGTTTCATCCAGAAAAATCTGGAAATATAGGGTCTCAATTGTTAAAAAATTTTTTGGAGATATAATTGAATGATTATTCCTGCATTTGACTTAATCAACGGTAGAACAGTACGTTTATATCAAGGTGATTATTCGAATCAAAAAAATTATAATGTAAACTTATTCAACTCCTTAGAAGTATACAAATCAAAAGGAATTGAGATAGTTCATTTAGTAGATTTAGATGGTGCAAAAAATAGCGCAAATAGACAAATAGAATTGTTTAAGAAAATAGTTTCTCATACTACCGTACCTGTACAAGTAGGTGGAGGAATAAGAACTACAAAAGATATAAGCACACTTCTTGATTTAGGAGTCAAAAGGGTAGTAATTGGTTCTTCTATTGTAAGTAATAAAAAACAAGTAAAACAATGGTTAAATTTTTATGGTCCAGATGCAATTGTTTTAGCATTAGATGTACATGTTGATGGTAGCAACAAAAAAGAAATCTCTATTGATGGTTGGCAAAAAAAAACAAATTTTATTCTAGAGGAAATAATTGAATATTTCTTATCTAGTGGTTTAAAACACGTATTATGTACCGATATCTCTAGAGATGGAACACTTTTAGGACCAAATTTTAAGTTGTACAAAGAAATTTGCAGCA is a genomic window of Buchnera aphidicola str. APS (Acyrthosiphon pisum) containing:
- the hisD gene encoding histidinol dehydrogenase, producing the protein MKYFKNIIFWNKLHPDEQKKILSRPILKENNFIKKTVKEIIENVRLFGNSALKKYTFLFDKQDINTFQVSKEKISSSSFYLSKVLKDSISVAQKNITCFHKAQIPSKIDVETEVGVRCEQIYLPLNSIGIYIPGGTAPLFSTVLMLAIPAKISGCKKIILCSPPPISNEVLYAAHICGIHDIYQVGGAQAIAALALGTETVPKVDKIFGPGNAYVTEAKLQVSSIFNGTEIDMLAGPSELLIIADNTANPDFIAADLLSQAEHGVSSQVILLTPCFELAEKVVLSINKQLNNLSRLSEILKTLKNSSVIIVKNLSECIEISNMYAPEHLIIQTQSPREVLNYISNASSIFLGLWSPESAGDYASGTNHVLPTYGKSITNSSLGLCDFQKRVLVQELTAKGLMKLSNTIEILSSAEKLQAHKNAVKIRVDFLKGKI
- the hisH gene encoding imidazole glycerol phosphate synthase subunit HisH; this translates as MYIVIVDTGCANLTSIKVAINNLGYNATITSESSIILKSNKIFLPGVGTASAVMDLLSKKKIINVIRECKQTILGICLGMQLFCASSEESNGVKTIGIIKTPALRLKVNNLSLPHIGWNQITFQKGHALFKNIPNNSRFYFVHSYMVPINKYTLSTTNYGINFSSIIQKDNFFGVQFHPEKSGNIGSQLLKNFLEI
- the hisC gene encoding histidinol-phosphate transaminase encodes the protein MTDNVLKLSRKNIKKLIPYQSARRIGGEHGNILLNANESPVSIFFKLKKKPFNRYPECQPSKLISSYAHYVNLSCNQILATRGADEGIELLIKAFCEPGKDAIIYCPPTYDMYRINATIAGVEIKEIPTIKNTWQLDLLNIKLNLSRVKLIYICNPNNPTGNIFFKKDLIFLLNITLGQALVVIDEAYIEFSPEESMTNYLKDYPNLVVLRTLSKAFALAGIRCGFTLAKKEIIQTLSKVISPYPISIPVSDIAIRSLEKDYVQLMKNRVLDSNNNRIWLINQLKNITCVETVFESNANYVLVKFSMFEKVFETLWNKGIILRNQNEKTNLKKCIRISMGTRSESLRLIKELKIFSKKNMCQGEMSEK
- the hisA gene encoding 1-(5-phosphoribosyl)-5-[(5-phosphoribosylamino)methylideneamino]imidazole-4-carboxamide isomerase; this encodes MIIPAFDLINGRTVRLYQGDYSNQKNYNVNLFNSLEVYKSKGIEIVHLVDLDGAKNSANRQIELFKKIVSHTTVPVQVGGGIRTTKDISTLLDLGVKRVVIGSSIVSNKKQVKQWLNFYGPDAIVLALDVHVDGSNKKEISIDGWQKKTNFILEEIIEYFLSSGLKHVLCTDISRDGTLLGPNFKLYKEICSNFKNINFQASGGVASLQDIIFLKKTGVKSIIIGRSLLEKKFTIEEAVKCWQRES
- the hisB gene encoding bifunctional histidinol-phosphatase/imidazoleglycerol-phosphate dehydratase HisB; its protein translation is MKNKILFIDRDGTLIDEPINTFQVDSINKLVFKKYVISSLRKLVELDYKLIMITNQDGLGTESFPLQDFSTAHLFMLSVFRSEGVIFDDILICPHFLDDDCVCRKPKIKMIEPWLDKIDLKKSYVIGDRDTDMQLSNNLKIKGIKYKEDICNWLHITKYIIKHNRYAEIIRRTKETKVSIKVWLDLEETSKIDTGVKFFDHMLEQLSVHSGICMNISVQGDLDIDDHHTIEDTGIVLGEALLQALGKKNGLSRFGFYLPMDESRSNCIMDISNRPYLNFKAKFNHKMAGDLSTNMVEHFFYSLCYSMKITLHLYAEGKNDHHCIESLFKVFGRTLRQAIKIEGNMLPTSKGIL